A part of Miscanthus floridulus cultivar M001 chromosome 6, ASM1932011v1, whole genome shotgun sequence genomic DNA contains:
- the LOC136457045 gene encoding uncharacterized protein, with amino-acid sequence MGPISNDAWQKRFFSVAPPAALVFFFVLIFVAGAIVTLDHKESMSILQLQPKGVIAAVEMSHPATSELRPSVTSELRGEPAEEPDICENKCRPPGSEPLPRGIVQDKSNFEMESLGGNPERKENGNGRQSKSLLAIPVGIKQKAVVDKLVSKFPEAKFIVMLFHYDGEVDGWRDLEWSGRAIHVAVRDQTKWWFAKRFLHPDLVVEYDYVFLWDEDIEVDSFDPLRYLRIVRKEGLEISQPALDRRSQIHHQLTARARSGNVHRRYYKTNGHGRCYGNSTGPPCTGWVEMMVPVFSRAAWRCAWHMIQNDLVYAWGMDYKLGYCAQGDRSRNVGVVDSEYVLHRGIPTLGDGGKATVSASASSALGTDRLAVRQRSYTELQVFNRRWKKAVAEDGCWTDPYLNSAATTG; translated from the exons ATG GGTCCCATCTCCAACGATGCGTGGCAGAAGCGGTTCTTCAGCGTCGCACCGCCGGCGGCGCTGGTCTTCTTCTTCGTGTTGATATTCGTCGCTGGTGCAATTGTCACGCTTGATCATAAGGAG AGTATGTCCATATTGCAGTTGCAACCAAAAGGAGTGATTGCAGCAGTGGAGATGAGTCATCCGGCGACTAGCGAGCTGAGGCCTTCAGTGACGAGCGAGCTGCGTGGTGAGCCAGCAGAGGAACCCGATATCTGTGAG aataAATGTAGACCTCCAGGCAGCGAACCCTTGCCGAGGGGCATCGTGCAGGACAAGTCCAACTTCGAGATGGAGTCGCTGGGTGGCAACCCTGAACGGAAGGAGAACGGCAACGGCAGGCAGTCGAAAAGCCTCCTCGCCATCCCCGTCGGCATCAAGCAGAAGGCGGTCGTCGACAAGCTCGTCTCCAAG TTTCCGGAGGCCAAGTTCATCGTGATGCTGTTCCACTACGACGGCGAGGTGGACGGGTGGCGAGACCTCGAGTGGTCGGGCCGCGCGATCCACGTCGCCGTGCGCGACCAGACCAAGTGGTGGTTCGCCAAGAGGTTCCTGCACCCGGACTTGGTGGTGGAGTACGACTACGTCTTCCTCTGGGACGAGGATATCGAGGTGGACAGCTTCGACCCGCTCAGGTACCTGCGGATCGTGAGGAAGGAAGGGCTTGAGATCTCGCAGCCGGCGCTGGACCGCCGGTCGCAGATCCACCACCAGCTCACGGCGCGCGCGCGGAGCGGCAACGTCCACCGGCGGTACTACAAGACGAACGGGCACGGCAGGTGCTACGGCAACAGCACGGGCCCGCCGTGCACGGGGTGGGTGGAGATGATGGTGCCCGTGTTCTCTCGCGCGGCGTGGCGGTGCGCGTGGCACATGATCCAGAACGACCTCGTCTACGCCTGGGGCATGGACTACAAGCTCGGCTACTGCGCGCAGGGCGACCGGAGCCGCAACGTCGGCGTCGTCGACAGCGAGTACGTGCTCCACCGGGGCATCCCCACGCTCGGCGACGGCGGCAAGGCGACGGTGTCGGCTTCCGCGTCGTCGGCGTTGGGGACAGACCGGTTAGCGGTGAGACAGCGGTCCTACACCGAGCTGCAGGTGTTCAACAGGAGGTGGAAGAAGGCCGTGGCGGAGGACGGGTGCTGGACCGACCCTTACCTGAACTCGGCGGCGACCACCGGCTGA